One genomic segment of Komagataella phaffii GS115 chromosome 4, complete sequence includes these proteins:
- a CDS encoding Putative ATPase of the AAA family: MAKSRPIVISKDLEDKITNAISKLLDEKTERLKIKNAKNGQEEASTFPVLARDLKASEILLYAQGSDFSLKRTKKFILEKAIEKVWKEIKLEESEELKGLGLDEEIDKETFLAEKNLMEVVDTNSMNRSIVGLWGSGPKEDEKDEKDKSEEKSDENDANTETSDKKEKKRKGKDSEKPNKRIKSKDRTPPSLTLSQLGGLDDIITELMEVVGMPILHPEIYLATGIHPPRGVLLHGPPGCGKTTIANALAGELQVPFISLSAPSVVSGMSGESEKKIRGIFEEAKELAPCLIFFDEIDAITPKRDGGAQREMERRIVAQLLTSMDELSLDKTDGKPVIIIGATNRPDSLDPALRRAGRFDREICINVPNELARYNIMESMMKTIKASGDLQLMKLAKMTPGYVGADLKALVSAAGISAIKRIFSTLSQEQEKKFIEAMYEEEKQDEDTMDIDEGITDKTRELTHLSTIQKFLLKHPHPLTEEQLAPLSITYEDFITALPTIQPTAKREGFATVPDVTWKSVGALSKTRVELHMAIVQPIKRPEIYEKVGITAPAGVLMWGPPGCGKTLLAKAVANESKANFISIKGPELLNKYVGESEKAIRQVFSRARASIPCVIFFDELDALVPRRDASLSESSSRVVNTLLTELDGLNDRKGIFVIGATNRPDMIDPAMLRPGRLDKTLYIELPTADERLEIMKTVIRVNGTPISSDVNLESIAHDERCRNFSGADLSSLVREAGVISLKRRFFTEINQGVEDICISDSEQIMVTPSDFETALDSVNPSVSDRDRQKYERLNRRLGWSKTTGGPHGDNKDAEEDN; encoded by the coding sequence ATGGCTAAATCCAGACCCATTGTGATATCAAAGGACTTGGAGGATAAGATCACTAATGCGATATCCAAACTGCTGGACGAAAAGACAGAACGTctgaagatcaagaatGCTAAGAACGGCCAAGAGGAGGCAAGTACTTTCCCAGTATTAGCTAGAGACCTAAAGGCATCGGAAATTTTACTGTATGCCCAAGGATCTGATTTCTCCTTGAAGAGGACCAAGAAATTCATTTTAGAAAAGGCCATAGAGAAAGTTTGGAAGGAGATCAAACTGGAAGAGTCCGAAGAGTTGAAGGGTCTAGGACTCGATGAAGAAATCGACAAGGAGACATTTCTGGCCGAAAAGAACCTGATGGAGGTCGTAGACACAAATTCGATGAACAGAAGTATTGTTGGTCTCTGGGGATCTGGGCCTAAAGAGGATGAGAAAGACGAAAAAGACAAATCTGAGGAGAAATCTGACGAAAACGATGCCAATACTGAGACTTCTGataagaaagagaaaaagaggaaaggaaaagacTCTGAAAAGCCTAACAAGAGAATCAAAAGTAAAGACAGAACACCGCCTTCCCTTACGCTATCACAACTCGGTGGATTAGACGATATCATTACTGAACTAATGGAAGTGGTTGGTATGccaattcttcatcctgaAATCTACCTCGCTACAGGTATACACCCTCCTAGAGGTGTACTCTTACATGGCCCACCAGGCTGTGGGAAGACGACTATTGCTAATGCCCTTGCTGGTGAGCTTCAAGTGCCCTTTATTTCACTGAGCGCCCCTTCTGTGGTAAGTGGTATGTCTGGTGAGAGCGAGAAAAAGATCAGaggaatctttgaagaggCTAAAGAATTAGCCCCttgtttgatattctttgatgaaattgatgcTATTACGCCAAAGAGAGATGGCGGAGCCCAAAGAGAAATGGAAAGAAGGATCGTAGCCCAACTGTTGACTTCTATGGACGAGTTATCACTGGATAAGACAGATGGTAAGCCGGTAATCATAATAGGAGCCACTAATAGGCCAGACTCGTTGGATCCTGCACTGAGAAGGGCAGGAAGATTCGATAGAGAGATCTGTATCAATGTTCCCAATGAGTTAGCTCGTTATAACATCATGGAATCAATGATGAAAACTATCAAAGCAAGCGGGGATCTTCAATTAATGAAACTTGCAAAGATGACTCCAGGATATGTTGGTGCGGATCTCAAAGCACTTGTTAGCGCAGCTGGAATTTCCGCTATTAAAAGGATCTTCAGCACGTTGAGTCAAGAAcaggaaaagaaattcatAGAAGCTATGTACgaggaagaaaagcaaGATGAGGACACCATGGACATAGACGAGGGAATCACAGACAAAACCAGAGAATTAACTCACCTCTCGACtattcaaaagtttctaCTTAAGCATCCTCATCCTCTGACGGAGGAACAGTTGGCTCCATTGTCAATCACTTATGAAGATTTCATTACTGCATTACCCACTATTCAACCAACCGCCAAACGAGAGGGATTTGCTACGGTGCCTGATGTCACTTGGAAAAGTGTAGGTGCTCTATCCAAGACCAGGGTAGAATTACATATGGCTATTGTTCAGCCTATTAAAAGACCTGAAATTTATGAGAAAGTTGGTATCACTGCCCCTGCTGGTGTTTTAATGTGGGGACCTCCTGGTTGTGGTAAAACCCTTTTAGCCAAAGCAGTTGCCAATGAGTCAAAGGcaaatttcatttctatAAAAGGACCAGAATTATTGAATAAATATGTTGGTGAATCAGAGAAGGCTATCAGACAAGTTTTCTCTCGTGCAAGGGCATCAATTCCATGTgtgattttttttgatgaattAGATGCTTTGGTCCCACGTAGAGATGCCTCATTATCAGAGTCGAGCTCAAGAGTGGTGAATACACTGTTAACCGAACTGGACGGATTGAATGACCGTAAGGGCATCTTTGTGATCGGAGCTACCAACAGACCTGATATGATTGATCCTGCAATGCTCCGTCCAGGTAGGTTGGATAAAACCTTATACATCGAGCTACCTACGGCTGATGAACGATTAGAAATAATGAAGACTGTGATCAGGGTGAATGGAACTCCAATTTCCTCAGATGTCAACCTTGAATCAATTGCACACGACGAAAGATGTCGTAATTTTTCAGGAGCCGATTTGTCTTCGTTGGTTAGGGAAGCTGGTGTtatttcattgaaaagacGGTTTTTCACTGAGATTAACCAAGGAGTCGAAGATATCTGCATATCAGACTCGGAACAAATCATGGTTACACCatcagattttgaaactgcaCTGGATAGTGTCAACCCAAGTGTGAGTGACCGAGATAGACAAAAGTACGAAAGGTTGAACCGTCGATTGGGCTGGAGTAAGACGACAGGTGGACCACACGGAGATAACAAGGACGCCGAAGAGGACAACTAA
- a CDS encoding Myristoylated subunit of ESCRTIII, whose product MGNSGSKGLSEQDKAILQLKLQRDNLHKAQTRINLVIEKENQVARQLLRNGQKERAKLALRKKRYQESLIKQVFGQMDTLEQLISTIEFKLIEKDVLYGLQEGNKVLGQLNNEMSLDKVDKILDESDEAIRYQEEITDLLGTRMNQADETAVEEELEALERETKKTVVLPDVPTVRVGVEDDKETRNEQKEDKPLQTQKTPVAA is encoded by the coding sequence ATGGGAAATTCGGGGTCTAAAGGATTGTCGGAGCAAGACAAGGCCATTTTGCAACTCAAATTGCAAAGAGACAACTTGCACAAAGCACAAACAAGAATAAACCTAGTCatagagaaagaaaatcaagTCGCACGACAACTATTGCGAAATGGCcagaaagaaagagcaaAACTGGCTTTACGAAAGAAGAGATACCAAGAAAGTTTGATAAAACAGGTTTTTGGTCAAATGGACACTTTGGAGCAGCTGATTTCAACGATAGAGTTCAAGCTCATTGAGAAGGATGTTCTGTACGGACTACAAGAGGGAAACAAGGTTCTGGGACAACTCAACAACGAAATGTCTCTGGACAAAGTTGACAAAATTTTAGACGAATCAGATGAAGCAATTAGATACCAGGAAGAGATTACTGATCTCTTGGGTACTCGTATGAATCAAGCTGATGAAACTGCcgtagaagaagaattggaagCCTTGGAAAGAGAGACTAAGAAAACGGTTGTACTACCTGATGTGCCAACTGTAAGGGTTGGAGTAGAGGATGATAAGGAAACAAGAAACgaacaaaaagaagataagCCTTTACAAACACAGAAAACTCCAGTTGCTGCTTAG
- a CDS encoding Subunit VIb of cytochrome c oxidase, translating into MSENIELKTVGFDARFPQQNQTKHCYQSYLDYHKCITVKGEDFAPCKVFWKTYNSLCPSAWVEEWDEQREKGIFPGNLKV; encoded by the coding sequence ATGTCTGAAAACATCGAGTTAAAAACCGTGGGCTTTGATGCTCGTTTCCCTCAACAGAACCAAACCAAGCACTGTTACCAATCATACCTTGACTACCACAAGTGCATTACAGTTAAGGGTGAAGACTTTGCGCCATGTAAGGTCTTCTGGAAGACATACAACTCTCTGTGCCCAAGTGCATGGGTTGAAGAATGGGATGagcaaagagaaaaaggaaTTTTCCCaggaaacttgaaagtttAA
- a CDS encoding Putative GTPase that associates with pre-60S ribosomal subunits in the nucleolus — translation MGTAKKEKQRRVKENDLRDGNLRVKGENFYRDAKKVKHLNMYKQGRAVRNAKGDIIKAAYLQDTKVPTARVDPNRRWFGNTRVISQDALTHFRDALGEKQHDSYQVLLKRNKLPMSLLEEKDDTKAARPNILETESYEKTFGPKAQRKKANVAASSLEELAAITDGDHVKYQEQLELNSTLGLMGENDEEDGVSTEAKEAIFSKGQSKRIWNELYKVIDSSDVVIQVLDARDPLGTRCEVIEKYIKKECAHKHLIFVLNKCDLVPTWVAAAWVKHLSKFHPTLAFHASITNSFGKGSLIQLLRQFSVLHQDRKQISVGFIGYPNTGKSSIINTLRRKKVCQVAPIPGETKVWQYITLMKRIFLIDCPGIVPPSTKDTETDILLRGVVRVENVSNPEQFIPSVLKRCKRQHIERTYEISGWEDTTDFLEILARKYGRLLKGGEPDETSIAKQVLNDFNRGKIPWFVPPPEDTETREGEDKKAHHKRAREEREAAKNAETTEQLRLREDEKDLEDTEVKLD, via the exons ATGGGTACAGCTAAAAAAGAGAAGCAGAGAAGAGTTAAGGAGAATGACCTTAGAGATGGTAATCTTCGTGTCAAGGGTGAGAATTTCTATCGAGATGCCAAGAAGGTGAAACATCTGAACATGTATAAACAGGGCCGGGCCGTTCGTAATGCCAAAGGTGATATTATCAAGGCAGCTTACTTGCAAGACACTAAGGTCCCTACTGCTAGGGTAGATCCAAATAGACGTTGGTTTGGAAACACAAGAGTTATTTCCCAAGACGCATTGACACATTTCAGAGATGCTTTGGGAGAGAAGCAACATGATTCTTACCAAgtacttttgaagagaaataaATTACCAATGTCcttgttggaagaaaaggatGACACCAAGGCTGCTAGACCTAATATTCTGGAGACTGAATCGTATGAAAAGACTTTTGGTCCAAAAgctcaaagaaagaaagctAACGTTGCcgcttcttctttggaggaattggCAGCCATAACTGATGGCGATCATGTTAAATACCAAGAGCAACTGGAATTGAATTCTACTCTTGGTCTTATGGGAGAGaatgacgaagaagatggtGTTTCAACAGAAGCCAAGGAAGCCATTTTCAGCAAGGGACAATCTAAAAGAATCTGGAATGAACTTTATAAAGTTATTGACTCTTCTGATGTCGTCATCCAAGTATTGGATGCTAGAGACCCACTCGGAACACGTTGTGAAGTAATTGAAAAGTATATTAAGAAAGAGTGTGCCCATAAGCATCtgatttttgttttgaacaAGTGTGATTTAGTACCTACATGGGTAGCA GCTGCATGGGTTAAGCATTTGTCCAAATTTCACCCAACCTTGGCATTCCATGCTTCAATTACAAACTCATTTGGAAAAGGATCTCtgattcaacttttgagACAGTTTTCAGTATTGCATCAAGATCGTAAACAGATCTCTGTCGGTTTCATTGGGTACCCAAACACAGGGAAATCTAGTATCATTAACACATTGCGTCGTAAGAAGGTCTGCCAGGTGGCTCCCATTCCCGGAGAGACCAAGGTGTGGCAGTATATCACCTTGATGAAACGTATTTTCCTGATTGATTGTCCTGGTATTGTGCCACCATCAACCAAAGATACTGAGACAGACATTCTTCTACGAGGTGTTGTAAGAGTAGAGAACGTTTCTAATCCTGAACAGTTTATTCCTAGTGTTCTGAAGCGTTGTAAAAGACAACATATAGAGAGGACATATGAGATCAGTGGATGGGAGGATACTACCGATTTCCTTGAGATTCTAGCCAGAAAATACGGAAGACTTCTCAAAGGAGGCGAGCCTGACGAAACCAGTATTGCCAAGCAAGTGCTCAACGATTTCAACAGGGGTAAGATTCCATGGTTCGTGCCACCGCCCGAAGATACTGAAACCAGAGAAGGTGAAGATAAGAAAGCCCATCATAAGAGAGCCCGTGAGGAACGTGAAGCCGCCAAAAATGCTGAGACTACCGAACAGTTGCGTTTAAGGGAAGACGAAAAGGATCTCGAAGATACTGAAGTAAAATTAGATTAG
- a CDS encoding Evolutionarily conserved protein with similarity to Orm2p, whose translation MTKSPTIPKNSIPFPSSPEKLTVPPDLATDHRRRRSSSIISHVEPETIDVKNDQDINPNLNANWVHFKGAWLVHIVIIVLLKIFYDLFPIFSRELSWTLTNITYVIGSYIMFHQVKGTPFDFNGGAYDNLTMWEQIDDGAQYTPAKKFLVGVPIALFLISTHYSNYDLNLFILNFISCMIVVIPKLPSSHRLRVTLPFFS comes from the coding sequence ATGACCAAGTCCCCAACTATACCCAAGAACTCCATCCCCTTTCCATCATCTCCAGAGAAGCTTACAGTACCCCCAGATTTGGCCACCGATCATCGCCGCCGCCGAAGCTCATCTATAATATCGCATGTGGAACCTGAGACAATCGATGTCAAGAATGACCAAGACATCAATCCCAACCTAAACGCCAACTGGGTACATTTCAAAGGTGCGTGGCTAGTGCACATAGTAATCATTGTTTTGCTGAAGATCTTCTACGATCTATTCCCGATTTTCAGTAGAGAGTTGAGCTGGACATTGACTAACATTACTTACGTGATCGGATCGTATATCATGTTCCATCAAGTCAAAGGAACGCCGTTCGATTTCAACGGAGGTGCTTACGACAACCTTACAATGTGGGAGCAGATCGACGATGGGGCTCAATATACTCCTGCGAAAAAGTTCTTGGTCGGTGTTCCCATAGCCCTATTTTTGATCTCTACACATTACTCAAACTATGATTTGAATCTGTTTATTTTGAACTTTATCAGTTGTATGATTGTTGTTATTCCCAAGCTGCCATCATCTCATCGTTTAAGAGTGACACTCCCTTTTTTTAGCTGA
- a CDS encoding Ubiquitin-conjugating enzyme that mediates selective degradation of short-lived and abnormal protein, with translation MTSIKRISRELEDVKKDPLSGVTLEVIDENDLSHLKGTFVGPPGTPYEGGLFKVDIQIPSNYPFKPPKVQFDSKIYHPNISSVTGAICLDILKNAWTPILTLKSTLISLQSLLQSPEPSDPQDAQVASVFLKDKREFDRTAKEWTFKYAPNPDYKGNPDDGKSHSSNEASEQDENNRKKTKVEKVTHIDGIEIASIEMFENMGFSRPKILDVLKKLGLTRVEDNDGDTKQEILEELLR, from the coding sequence ATGACTAGCATTAAACGAATCAGCAGAGAATTGGAGGACGTCAAGAAGGATCCATTGAGTGGGGTAACCTTAGAGGTCATCGACGAGAATGATCTGTCACACCTAAAAGGTACCTTCGTTGGACCCCCAGGAACTCCTTACGAAGGTGGGCTATTCAAGGTGGACATTCAAATACCTTCAAACTATCCATTCAAGCCCCCTAAGGTCCAATTTGATTCCAAGATATACCACCCTAATATTTCTAGTGTTACAGGAGCAATCTGCCTCGATATATTGAAGAATGCCTGGACGCCTATTCTCACACTTAAATCGACCCTGATCTCTCTGCAGTcccttcttcaatctccaGAGCCAAGTGACCCTCAGGACGCACAGGTTGCAAGTGTCTTTCTGAAGGACAAGAGAGAGTTTGATCGCACAGCTAAAGAATGGACTTTCAAGTATGCTCCCAATCCCGACTATAAAGGCAACCCCGACGATGGAAAGTCACATTCGTCGAATGAGGCTTCAGAGCAGGATGAGAATAATCGGAAGAAGACCAAAGTAGAGAAGGTGACTCATATCGATGGTATCGAGATTGCTAGCATTGAAATGTTTGAGAACATGGGCTTTTCCCGACCAAAGATCTTGGATGTTCTCAAAAAATTGGGTTTGACAAGAGTTGAAGACAACGACGGAGACACTAAACAGGAAATTTTAGAAGAGCTTTTGAGATGA